From a region of the Kaistia sp. 32K genome:
- a CDS encoding sensor histidine kinase, with product MSAKAELDGALGSGQTLIAPAGPNDALHFLRGGGEMGRVVRAYDWGDSPLGSPQTWPQSLRTVVGLVLASPFPKCLVWGKEMIAIYNDAFVPILGKKPVSIGRSFRTIWSEAWETIGPIAERAFAGEATFVEDFPLVVSRNDFPEQTYFTFSYTPLLDENGEIAGFMDTVIETTGKVEAEARLRVLNAELGHRMKNTQAIVQAIARQTLREVVDEDSLNAFTERLMALSSAHEILLRQSWESAPLRAVMENVLKHHVGAERFDFAGPDVVVGPKAVLSISLMLHEMATNAIKHGAMSVPEGGVEIRWVTQGEGGNAILHLSWTERNGPPACPPKRHGFGSRLISGGLIGAGRARLQFLETGLVGNFEAPLDWLSAGKTGAGEV from the coding sequence ATGTCGGCCAAAGCTGAACTCGACGGGGCCCTCGGCTCCGGACAGACCCTGATTGCGCCCGCCGGGCCGAACGATGCGCTGCACTTCCTGCGGGGTGGCGGCGAGATGGGGCGCGTCGTCCGCGCCTACGACTGGGGCGACAGCCCGCTGGGATCCCCGCAAACCTGGCCGCAATCGCTGCGCACCGTGGTCGGGCTGGTCTTGGCCTCCCCCTTCCCCAAATGCCTGGTCTGGGGCAAGGAGATGATCGCGATCTACAATGACGCGTTCGTCCCGATCCTCGGCAAGAAACCCGTATCGATCGGCCGGTCCTTCCGGACGATCTGGAGCGAGGCTTGGGAAACGATCGGCCCGATCGCCGAAAGAGCCTTCGCGGGCGAAGCGACCTTCGTCGAGGATTTTCCCCTCGTCGTCTCGCGCAACGACTTTCCCGAGCAGACCTACTTTACCTTCTCCTATACGCCCCTCCTCGACGAGAACGGCGAGATCGCCGGTTTCATGGACACGGTGATCGAGACGACGGGCAAGGTGGAGGCGGAGGCGCGGCTGCGCGTGCTGAACGCCGAGCTCGGCCATCGCATGAAGAACACGCAGGCCATCGTCCAGGCGATCGCGCGCCAGACGCTGCGCGAGGTCGTGGACGAGGATTCGCTCAACGCGTTCACCGAGCGGCTGATGGCCTTGAGTTCGGCGCATGAGATCCTGCTCCGGCAGAGCTGGGAATCGGCGCCGCTGCGCGCGGTCATGGAAAATGTCCTGAAGCACCATGTCGGCGCGGAACGGTTCGACTTCGCCGGCCCCGACGTGGTCGTCGGACCGAAGGCGGTGCTGTCGATCTCGCTGATGCTGCACGAGATGGCAACGAACGCCATCAAGCATGGGGCGATGTCGGTCCCCGAGGGCGGGGTCGAGATCCGCTGGGTCACGCAGGGCGAAGGCGGCAACGCGATCCTGCATCTGAGCTGGACCGAGCGGAACGGCCCGCCGGCCTGCCCGCCGAAGCGGCATGGCTTCGGCTCCCGGCTGATCAGCGGCGGCCTGATCGGCGCCGGCCGCGCCCGGCTGCAGTTTCTCGAAACCGGACTGGTCGGCAATTTCGAAGCCCCGCTCGACTGGCTCTCCGCCGGCAAGACCGGCGCGGGCGAAGTCTGA
- a CDS encoding DUF6538 domain-containing protein, translating into MPMHLVKREGGIWHYWRRVPKRFADVDSRVFVKISLETRELAKAERAKVVVEQELEIFWHSLKRGGGDNARERYFAALERARLEGFEYRPAAELVQDVQSVIARLERLEAMGAFPADEKVAELVEDLKPARDALMGMAAVPELTLSTALDQFYTYTKDTVRKKSTDQVRRWKAPRLKAINNLIALIGDKPVSQITRQDALQLKSWWVERVVEEEYTPNSANKDIGHLAQVIDTLNDLMKLGLDRPFAKLRLSEAEQKTRPAFEIDRLRAMVLDPRKLEGLNEEAVLIIQAMVETGMRPIEICNLDPSDIVLKHNVPHVKIRPSNTRELKTAYSKRDIPLVGISLTALQAAPNGFPRYRDRSSQLSANINKFLRGHDLLPTEDHSLYSIRHTFQDRLTAVDMPDRVQTELMGHKFNRPKYGSGPTLEHKLEWLERIAITIDRTGNSSSDQPLLL; encoded by the coding sequence ATGCCCATGCATTTGGTCAAGCGCGAGGGCGGCATCTGGCACTACTGGCGCCGGGTGCCCAAACGCTTCGCCGACGTCGACTCGCGGGTCTTCGTGAAGATCAGCCTCGAAACGCGCGAGCTCGCGAAGGCCGAGCGGGCAAAGGTCGTCGTCGAGCAAGAGCTCGAGATCTTTTGGCATTCGCTGAAGCGAGGTGGCGGCGACAATGCTCGCGAGAGGTATTTTGCAGCCCTCGAACGTGCCCGACTGGAAGGATTCGAGTACCGACCCGCGGCGGAGCTCGTTCAGGACGTCCAATCGGTCATAGCTCGCCTCGAGCGGCTGGAGGCGATGGGAGCGTTCCCGGCGGACGAGAAGGTCGCCGAACTGGTGGAGGATCTGAAGCCAGCTCGGGACGCGCTCATGGGCATGGCAGCCGTACCCGAGCTGACCCTGTCGACAGCCCTCGACCAGTTCTACACCTACACCAAGGACACCGTGCGCAAGAAGTCGACCGACCAGGTGCGGCGATGGAAAGCCCCGAGGTTGAAAGCGATCAACAACCTGATCGCGCTGATCGGCGATAAGCCCGTTTCGCAGATCACCCGGCAGGACGCGCTGCAGCTGAAATCATGGTGGGTCGAGCGCGTCGTCGAGGAGGAATACACGCCCAACTCGGCCAACAAGGATATCGGCCATCTGGCGCAGGTGATCGACACCCTCAACGATCTCATGAAGCTTGGGCTCGATCGTCCATTCGCGAAGCTCCGCCTCAGCGAAGCCGAGCAAAAGACGCGCCCTGCCTTCGAAATCGACCGTCTCCGCGCGATGGTGCTCGATCCGCGCAAGCTCGAAGGCCTGAACGAAGAGGCGGTGCTGATCATCCAGGCCATGGTCGAAACAGGAATGCGACCGATCGAGATCTGCAATCTCGATCCTTCTGACATCGTCCTCAAACACAATGTGCCGCACGTGAAGATCCGGCCGTCGAACACCCGCGAGCTCAAGACGGCCTATTCCAAGCGAGACATACCGCTGGTGGGAATCTCGCTGACAGCTCTGCAGGCGGCTCCCAATGGCTTCCCTCGATACCGGGATCGCTCTTCGCAGCTCAGCGCCAACATCAACAAGTTCCTTCGCGGACACGACCTGCTGCCGACCGAAGACCATTCCCTGTATTCGATCCGGCACACCTTCCAGGATCGGCTGACTGCGGTCGACATGCCGGACCGTGTCCAGACCGAGCTGATGGGGCACAAGTTCAATCGGCCGAAATACGGCTCCGGTCCCACCCTTGAGCACAAGCTCGAATGGCTGGAGCGCATCGCAATCACGATCGATCGCACCGGCAACAGCTCGTCTGACCAGCCTCTGCTGCTGTGA
- a CDS encoding DUF982 domain-containing protein, giving the protein MCRGMRSFPPIFLLEPPGTNVAVGDVLRAAEWLLQRWPEDYIGTPLHRAAQIACLRALEDEGDALDVRAALIAAAEEAGIFEGHVPPISRREPRKRRR; this is encoded by the coding sequence ATGTGCCGAGGGATGCGAAGCTTTCCACCCATCTTCCTCCTTGAGCCGCCCGGGACCAACGTGGCGGTCGGCGACGTGTTGCGCGCCGCCGAATGGCTGCTTCAGCGTTGGCCGGAGGATTACATCGGCACGCCGCTACACCGTGCCGCCCAGATCGCCTGCCTGCGTGCTCTTGAAGACGAGGGCGACGCGCTGGACGTTCGGGCAGCCCTGATTGCGGCGGCCGAGGAGGCGGGAATATTCGAGGGCCATGTGCCTCCGATCAGCCGGCGCGAGCCTCGGAAGCGTCGGCGGTAG
- a CDS encoding alpha/beta hydrolase: MASKESEALSTLYKGWIDTLEKNPDLPIDDVRRLFEHWGDVTGEPGGVDYSEVDAGGVPALWAVPKGAAADRVLQATHGGGYVVGSPYSHRKLFGHIAKAVGVPVLIIDYRRAPEHLHPAPVEDAVRSYQWLLGQGFRPEHIGLIGDSAGGALAVTTLLLLRERGLPLPAASVPLSPWTDLLVTGQSVVSNHEKDHFVKRHVIDNLSATYLGDDGTSPKRRDPLVSPLYADLSGFPPLFIQVGGDETLLDDAARLAEAARAAGVEVRYDVHPEQQHVFHFLAGTAPEGDKAVQDIAQWLRPRLGLDQAEERAAAAE, translated from the coding sequence ATGGCCAGCAAGGAATCGGAAGCGCTGTCGACTCTCTACAAGGGCTGGATCGATACTCTGGAGAAGAATCCGGACCTGCCGATCGACGACGTGCGACGGCTCTTCGAGCATTGGGGCGACGTTACGGGCGAGCCGGGAGGCGTCGATTATAGCGAGGTGGACGCCGGCGGCGTGCCGGCGCTCTGGGCGGTGCCGAAGGGCGCGGCGGCCGATCGCGTGCTGCAGGCGACACATGGCGGCGGCTATGTCGTCGGCTCCCCCTACAGCCACCGCAAGCTGTTCGGCCATATCGCCAAGGCCGTCGGCGTCCCCGTTCTCATCATCGATTATCGGCGTGCGCCCGAACATCTTCATCCGGCTCCGGTCGAGGATGCCGTCCGCAGCTATCAGTGGCTGCTCGGCCAGGGCTTTCGCCCCGAACATATCGGCCTGATCGGCGATTCGGCCGGCGGCGCGCTGGCCGTGACCACTCTGCTGCTGCTGCGCGAGCGGGGACTGCCGCTCCCGGCGGCAAGTGTGCCGCTGTCACCCTGGACGGACCTTCTGGTAACGGGCCAGTCGGTCGTCTCGAATCACGAGAAGGACCATTTCGTGAAGCGGCACGTGATCGACAATCTCTCCGCCACCTATCTCGGCGACGACGGCACGTCGCCCAAGCGTCGCGACCCGCTCGTCAGCCCGCTCTACGCCGATCTATCGGGGTTCCCGCCGCTTTTCATTCAGGTCGGCGGCGACGAGACGCTGCTCGACGATGCCGCGCGACTGGCAGAGGCCGCGCGCGCCGCCGGGGTCGAGGTTCGCTACGACGTCCACCCGGAACAACAGCACGTTTTCCACTTCCTCGCAGGGACCGCGCCGGAAGGCGACAAGGCGGTTCAGGACATCGCGCAGTGGCTGCGGCCACGCCTCGGCCTCGACCAGGCCGAGGAGCGCGCCGCCGCCGCGGAATAG
- a CDS encoding DNA adenine methylase, giving the protein MDEDGFRVAPAARPVAGYVGGKKQLARQLSERIEATPHDLYAEVFAGMAGVFFRRRLAPKVEVLNDISRDVITFFRVLQNHYQALMDMLRWQLSSRAEFERLVGLDPDRLTDLQRAARFLYLQKLAFGGKVAGRTFGIDRRAGGRFNALQLAETLQEAHERLAGVWLECLPWDVFLDRWDRAGALFYLDPPYSERSTTMGATSFRASSSRYWRLGSSGSPVGSSCR; this is encoded by the coding sequence ATGGATGAAGACGGATTTCGCGTGGCGCCTGCCGCGCGGCCAGTCGCCGGCTATGTCGGCGGCAAGAAGCAGCTTGCCCGCCAACTGTCCGAGCGGATCGAGGCAACGCCGCATGATCTCTATGCCGAAGTGTTCGCCGGTATGGCCGGCGTGTTCTTCCGTCGGCGCCTGGCGCCGAAGGTCGAGGTGCTGAACGACATCAGCCGTGACGTCATCACCTTCTTCCGCGTCCTGCAGAACCACTACCAGGCGCTGATGGACATGCTGCGCTGGCAGTTGTCGAGCCGCGCGGAGTTCGAGCGGCTGGTCGGCCTGGATCCGGACCGGCTGACAGACCTGCAGCGCGCGGCACGTTTCCTTTACCTTCAGAAGCTCGCCTTCGGCGGCAAAGTCGCCGGCCGCACCTTCGGCATCGACCGGAGAGCCGGCGGCCGCTTCAACGCGCTGCAGCTGGCCGAAACGCTGCAGGAGGCGCATGAGCGCCTCGCAGGCGTTTGGCTGGAATGCCTGCCGTGGGACGTGTTCCTCGATCGCTGGGACCGCGCCGGCGCGCTGTTCTACCTGGACCCGCCCTATTCGGAACGGAGCACTACTATGGGCGCGACGTCTTTCCGCGCGAGCAGTTCCAGGTACTGGCGGCTCGGCTCGAGCGGATCGCCGGTCGGTTCATCTTGTCGATAA
- a CDS encoding host-nuclease inhibitor Gam family protein, with translation MAEEAFFADDAACAHAIARLGALIRQLGKIETDKSQAVADASKRFEDQATPLVDERVSLAKQIEAYCVANRARLTKEGKSKTAAFTSGSAAWRSGRQKVQIVPELEAKILATLKKRGHLDLIRVREDLLLTEIGKPASKDKIKGIKGISIVPGEESFSISPIDADLVERT, from the coding sequence ATGGCCGAAGAAGCCTTCTTCGCCGACGATGCCGCCTGCGCGCACGCCATCGCGCGTCTCGGCGCGCTGATCCGCCAGCTCGGCAAGATCGAGACCGACAAGTCCCAAGCCGTCGCCGACGCCTCGAAGCGGTTCGAGGACCAGGCCACGCCGCTCGTCGACGAACGCGTCAGCCTCGCGAAACAGATCGAGGCCTACTGCGTCGCGAACCGTGCTCGCCTGACCAAGGAAGGCAAGTCCAAGACTGCGGCGTTCACCTCCGGGTCGGCCGCCTGGCGCTCCGGCCGGCAGAAGGTGCAGATCGTGCCGGAGCTCGAGGCGAAGATCCTGGCGACGCTGAAGAAGCGCGGCCATCTCGATCTGATCCGCGTCCGCGAGGACCTGCTGCTGACCGAAATCGGCAAGCCGGCTTCGAAAGACAAGATCAAGGGCATCAAGGGCATTTCGATCGTGCCGGGCGAGGAAAGCTTCTCGATCTCGCCGATCGACGCCGATCTCGTCGAGCGCACCTGA
- a CDS encoding PHB depolymerase family esterase, which produces MRSISDTISRLAAMKVRAASQPSARVPSRLVTLNATGSNPGGLDAKAFIPSRPAANAALVVVLHGCTQTADSYDHGSGWSVLAEEQGFFLLFPQQRRANNPNLCFNWFLPEHTQRGRGEALSIRQMIEEIARAHDIDRSRVFVTGLSAGGAMAATMLAVYPEVFAGGAIIAGLAHGVANGVPEAFDRMRGHALPSGSRLQAALRSASAHGGPWPTISIWQGTADGTVDPANSKALVDQWREVHGLVEVPTATPIQNGRATREWSDKDGRVRVTLHSVTGMGHGTPIASMGPAAYGQPGPYMLDVGISSTFEIAEEWGLTAGGPFVERETTIVSGDEFVLSDAMPEPAPASERVYASAGMPSTKVGDIIEAALRSAGLMK; this is translated from the coding sequence ATGCGGTCGATTTCGGATACGATTTCGCGGTTGGCGGCGATGAAAGTCCGCGCGGCGTCCCAGCCATCCGCTCGGGTGCCGTCACGTCTTGTTACGCTCAACGCAACAGGCTCCAATCCTGGCGGCCTTGACGCTAAGGCATTCATACCGTCCCGACCCGCCGCAAACGCCGCGCTCGTCGTCGTGCTTCACGGCTGCACCCAGACGGCCGACAGCTATGATCATGGCTCTGGATGGTCGGTCCTGGCCGAGGAGCAAGGCTTCTTTCTGCTCTTCCCGCAGCAGCGGCGCGCCAACAACCCCAATCTCTGCTTCAACTGGTTTCTTCCGGAGCATACCCAGCGCGGGCGGGGCGAAGCCCTTTCCATCCGTCAGATGATCGAAGAGATCGCGCGGGCCCACGACATCGATCGGTCCCGGGTCTTCGTCACCGGACTGTCCGCAGGGGGCGCGATGGCGGCGACGATGCTCGCTGTCTACCCCGAGGTGTTTGCGGGAGGCGCCATCATTGCGGGGCTGGCGCACGGGGTCGCCAACGGCGTTCCGGAAGCATTTGACCGAATGCGAGGACACGCCTTGCCGTCGGGATCCCGGCTCCAAGCCGCTCTTCGAAGCGCCTCAGCGCATGGCGGGCCCTGGCCGACGATCTCGATATGGCAGGGAACGGCGGATGGCACGGTCGATCCTGCCAACTCGAAGGCTCTGGTCGATCAATGGCGGGAGGTGCACGGGCTCGTCGAAGTGCCCACGGCTACGCCCATCCAGAACGGCCGCGCGACGCGGGAATGGTCCGACAAGGACGGACGCGTGAGGGTAACCCTGCACAGCGTCACAGGGATGGGACACGGCACCCCCATTGCCTCGATGGGGCCCGCCGCATATGGGCAGCCCGGTCCCTATATGTTGGACGTCGGAATCTCGTCCACCTTCGAAATCGCCGAAGAATGGGGTCTGACAGCTGGCGGTCCATTCGTTGAGCGAGAGACCACCATCGTGTCGGGTGACGAATTCGTCCTCAGCGATGCGATGCCGGAGCCGGCTCCCGCATCCGAGCGCGTGTATGCGAGCGCAGGCATGCCTTCCACCAAGGTTGGCGACATTATCGAAGCCGCTCTGAGATCCGCCGGTCTGATGAAATAG
- a CDS encoding ferritin-like domain-containing protein, translating into MGIFSKDIKTLDDLFVHQLQDIYYAEKQILKALPKMIEKATAPELKKGLTAHLAETEGHVDRVEQVFEMHGAKAKAVDCPAIDGILKEADEVAGDVADKQVLDAAIIASGQAVEHYEMTRYGTLVAWARQLGRDDCAAVLQQNLEEEKAADQKLTELAEAAVNAHAAAAE; encoded by the coding sequence ATGGGCATATTTTCCAAAGACATCAAAACGCTCGACGACCTGTTCGTTCATCAGCTGCAAGACATCTATTACGCGGAGAAGCAGATCCTGAAGGCTCTGCCGAAGATGATCGAAAAGGCCACGGCCCCTGAATTGAAGAAGGGGCTCACGGCCCATCTCGCCGAGACGGAGGGCCATGTCGATCGCGTCGAGCAGGTTTTTGAGATGCACGGCGCCAAAGCCAAGGCAGTGGACTGCCCGGCTATCGACGGCATCTTGAAGGAAGCCGACGAGGTTGCCGGCGACGTGGCCGACAAGCAGGTTCTCGACGCCGCCATCATCGCCTCGGGCCAGGCGGTCGAGCACTACGAAATGACGCGCTACGGCACGTTGGTGGCCTGGGCTCGCCAGCTGGGCCGGGATGATTGCGCGGCCGTGCTTCAGCAGAACCTGGAAGAAGAGAAGGCCGCGGACCAGAAGCTCACCGAACTGGCCGAGGCCGCCGTCAACGCCCACGCCGCAGCTGCCGAGTGA
- a CDS encoding SDR family oxidoreductase: MSTGKKVEKKQREIQRKVDKDDAGAKTSRKPTAMQAGAREYPAPPFPKQHHPKPGVESEIDPAPMYDAPFWTGSGKLDSSVALITGGDSGIGRAVAVLFAREGADIAIFYLSEHDDAEATKSAVEAEGKRCLLISGDVARREDCKKAVAQTVKQFGRLDVLVNNAAFQVHSAEFADLTEQHFDTTLKTNLYGYFHMAQEAVPHMKPGSAIINTGSVTGLMGSKSLVDYSMTKGGIHAFTRALSGNLVAKGIRVNAVAPGPVWTPLNPSDKTAEDVAEFGSDTPMKRPAQPEEIAPAYVFLASPQCSSYITGEVLPIVGGY, encoded by the coding sequence ATGAGCACCGGGAAAAAGGTCGAGAAGAAGCAGCGTGAGATCCAGCGCAAGGTCGATAAGGACGACGCCGGAGCCAAGACCTCCAGGAAACCGACGGCCATGCAGGCTGGCGCTCGGGAATATCCTGCCCCACCCTTTCCCAAGCAACACCACCCCAAACCGGGCGTGGAAAGCGAGATCGATCCCGCGCCGATGTATGACGCACCGTTTTGGACAGGCTCCGGCAAACTCGATTCAAGCGTGGCACTGATAACGGGAGGCGATTCCGGCATTGGACGCGCCGTTGCGGTCCTGTTCGCCAGGGAAGGCGCCGACATCGCGATATTCTATCTGTCCGAGCATGACGATGCCGAGGCCACGAAGTCCGCGGTCGAGGCCGAAGGCAAACGGTGCCTTCTCATCTCCGGCGACGTCGCCCGACGGGAAGACTGCAAAAAAGCGGTGGCGCAGACAGTCAAGCAATTCGGTCGGCTTGATGTTCTCGTCAACAACGCCGCTTTCCAAGTGCACTCCGCCGAATTCGCCGACCTCACCGAGCAGCACTTCGACACGACCCTGAAGACCAACCTCTACGGCTATTTCCATATGGCCCAGGAAGCCGTGCCGCACATGAAACCGGGCTCGGCCATCATCAACACGGGTTCGGTCACGGGGCTGATGGGTTCGAAATCCCTCGTCGACTATTCGATGACGAAGGGTGGCATTCACGCCTTCACCAGGGCTCTCTCGGGCAATCTCGTCGCCAAGGGCATCCGCGTCAACGCCGTGGCGCCCGGTCCCGTCTGGACCCCGCTCAACCCTTCTGACAAGACGGCCGAGGACGTGGCCGAGTTCGGCTCGGACACACCGATGAAGAGGCCGGCCCAGCCGGAGGAGATAGCTCCAGCCTATGTGTTCCTAGCCTCTCCGCAGTGCTCCAGCTACATCACCGGGGAAGTGCTGCCCATCGTCGGAGGCTACTAG
- a CDS encoding GAF domain-containing protein: protein MNNTAIEKREHEERRLAALRSYDVLDTPREAEFDAIAQLASEICGTPIAVVNLIADHRQFFKAEVGLGVRETPFESSFCAKAILEEDFLLVPDASKDPRFDCNPLVTGSPHLRFYAGALLKTQEGLPIGTVCVLDYEPKQLNETQQRTLRVLAQQVMTQLELRRLLKAQAHEIAVERRLSARRQAQAIKLSRIGELAQQEQERFKSAQGAGRIGIFEVDVPTGNMTVSEEFCRIFGVAVQTNYTASTFESLIVEEDRAVSSDDKSRSGGTAELDVEYRIRRANDQSLRWIARRARFTVDQGGISHMVGIVLDVTDSKQRDLRTQCLLSLGDQLREVTTIKGAAQIAAEVLAEGLGVGRTGYATIDRANDAFVVEFDWSNDGELSFGGRHPLSAFNATAERLALGETLAVPNVPAAPWLGGDAEGYAAFGVRSFIKVPILEAGALIGVLFAHDDTPRFWTSDEMTFAWGVADRTYAAIAKLRAEAQQAVLNEELSHRLKNTLAMVQAIAGQTLKNVTERDAVEAFVGRLQSLSAAHDVLLQQSWSAARIRDIVEEIARTHAEPGRITIAGPDINIGPKAALSLSLILHELATNAAKYGSLSNDVGLVDISWRVEGSADGSRLEFRWEEKDGPLVREPLHRGFGSRLIRMGLAGSGDVDKRYLSTGLIAVFRAPMGLVQEWHREADDGLKSPDEEQ from the coding sequence ATGAACAATACGGCCATCGAAAAGCGCGAGCATGAAGAACGGCGACTGGCTGCGCTCAGAAGCTATGACGTCCTCGATACGCCCAGAGAAGCGGAATTCGATGCGATTGCACAACTTGCGTCAGAGATATGTGGCACGCCCATAGCCGTGGTCAATTTGATCGCGGATCATCGGCAGTTCTTCAAGGCCGAGGTTGGGCTAGGGGTGCGGGAGACGCCGTTTGAAAGCTCATTTTGCGCCAAGGCCATTCTGGAGGAGGACTTTCTTCTGGTGCCAGACGCGTCGAAGGACCCTCGCTTCGATTGCAACCCACTGGTTACTGGTAGCCCGCACCTGAGGTTCTATGCCGGGGCGCTCCTGAAGACACAGGAGGGACTGCCGATCGGGACCGTTTGCGTCCTTGACTACGAACCCAAGCAGCTAAACGAGACGCAGCAGCGAACCCTGCGTGTTCTTGCCCAGCAGGTGATGACCCAACTTGAGCTACGGCGCCTTCTCAAGGCACAGGCGCATGAGATTGCCGTGGAGAGAAGACTGAGCGCCCGCCGACAGGCGCAGGCGATTAAGCTGAGCCGCATTGGCGAACTCGCTCAACAGGAGCAGGAGCGCTTTAAATCGGCCCAGGGCGCAGGTCGTATTGGTATATTCGAGGTTGATGTCCCAACCGGGAACATGACCGTGTCTGAAGAGTTCTGCCGCATTTTTGGCGTCGCCGTTCAGACAAACTATACCGCCTCCACTTTCGAGAGCCTCATCGTCGAGGAGGACCGCGCGGTCAGTTCTGACGACAAGAGCCGCAGCGGCGGAACGGCGGAACTGGATGTCGAGTATCGGATCAGGCGGGCCAACGACCAAAGCCTTAGATGGATCGCGCGGAGAGCGCGTTTCACAGTCGACCAGGGCGGTATCAGCCACATGGTCGGGATCGTTCTTGATGTCACCGATTCCAAGCAGAGGGATCTTCGAACCCAGTGCTTGCTGTCACTTGGAGATCAGCTGCGGGAAGTCACAACCATCAAGGGCGCCGCACAGATTGCCGCTGAGGTGCTGGCAGAGGGACTGGGGGTCGGGCGAACGGGCTACGCAACGATTGATCGCGCGAACGACGCTTTTGTCGTGGAGTTTGATTGGTCGAACGATGGTGAGCTTTCCTTTGGCGGCCGTCATCCTCTCTCGGCTTTCAATGCCACTGCCGAGCGCCTCGCCTTGGGAGAGACCCTGGCAGTGCCCAATGTTCCGGCGGCGCCATGGTTGGGCGGCGACGCAGAGGGCTACGCCGCTTTTGGCGTCCGATCCTTCATCAAGGTTCCCATTTTGGAAGCCGGCGCATTGATTGGTGTGCTCTTCGCCCATGACGACACACCTCGCTTCTGGACAAGCGATGAAATGACATTTGCATGGGGCGTCGCGGACAGAACCTATGCGGCGATAGCGAAACTAAGGGCAGAGGCCCAGCAGGCTGTGCTCAATGAGGAGCTGAGCCATCGTCTGAAGAACACATTGGCTATGGTCCAGGCCATTGCCGGCCAGACGCTGAAAAATGTCACGGAGCGGGATGCTGTCGAAGCATTCGTCGGCAGGCTCCAGTCGCTCAGTGCCGCCCATGACGTCTTGCTGCAACAATCCTGGTCCGCAGCGCGGATAAGGGACATCGTGGAGGAAATTGCCAGGACTCATGCGGAGCCTGGTCGCATCACAATCGCAGGGCCTGACATCAACATAGGCCCTAAAGCTGCGCTCTCGCTCTCCCTGATTCTGCATGAGCTTGCGACGAATGCCGCCAAATACGGCTCTCTCTCCAACGATGTCGGATTGGTAGATATCTCGTGGCGTGTCGAGGGTTCTGCCGATGGCAGTCGTCTTGAATTCAGGTGGGAAGAAAAGGATGGCCCCCTTGTCCGGGAGCCACTTCATAGGGGGTTTGGATCGCGCTTAATCCGCATGGGGCTGGCTGGATCAGGGGATGTCGACAAGCGTTACCTCTCGACGGGGTTGATTGCCGTTTTCCGGGCACCGATGGGACTTGTTCAGGAGTGGCACCGGGAAGCGGATGATGGGCTTAAATCTCCCGACGAAGAGCAATAA
- a CDS encoding manganese catalase family protein: MFMHNKRLQYTVRVSEPNPRLACMMMEQFGGADGELAAAMRYFTQGLGEDDMGRKDMLLDIATEELSHLEIIGSIVTMLNKGLKAQLAEGQLKEAELYLMVGSGGASAKEAILFGGGPALCDSAGVPWTASYIDSRGEPTADLRSNIAAEARAKIVYERLIHLTDDPGIKDALGFLMTREIAHQKSFEKALYAIENNFPTGKLPGVERYASMYVNTSQGDGDARGPWNSGDEWDRIDNLDDVMPADQGDGTATVALSAKDQKVAAKLADRTLSDPTSDPTTGADMGAGPGAGRTKNGDMGGTSSIHSPAA, translated from the coding sequence ATGTTTATGCACAACAAACGACTGCAATATACCGTTCGTGTTTCCGAGCCGAATCCCCGCTTGGCATGCATGATGATGGAGCAATTCGGCGGCGCCGATGGCGAGCTCGCGGCTGCAATGCGCTACTTCACCCAAGGGTTGGGCGAGGATGATATGGGGCGCAAGGACATGCTGCTCGACATTGCCACCGAGGAGCTGAGCCACCTCGAGATCATCGGCTCCATCGTTACCATGCTGAACAAGGGCCTGAAGGCGCAGCTTGCCGAAGGGCAGCTGAAAGAGGCCGAGCTCTATCTCATGGTCGGCTCGGGCGGCGCATCCGCGAAAGAGGCGATCCTTTTCGGGGGAGGACCAGCGCTCTGCGATTCCGCGGGCGTACCCTGGACGGCTTCCTATATCGACTCGCGCGGAGAGCCGACAGCGGACCTGCGCTCCAACATCGCGGCCGAAGCGCGGGCCAAAATCGTCTATGAGCGCCTGATCCATCTCACGGATGATCCCGGCATCAAGGACGCGCTCGGTTTCCTCATGACACGCGAAATTGCCCACCAGAAGTCCTTCGAAAAGGCGCTCTACGCGATTGAGAACAACTTCCCCACGGGCAAGCTCCCCGGCGTGGAGCGCTACGCCAGCATGTATGTCAACACCTCCCAGGGAGATGGTGATGCAAGGGGGCCCTGGAACTCCGGCGACGAATGGGATCGAATTGACAATCTGGACGACGTCATGCCCGCCGACCAGGGCGATGGCACGGCCACCGTCGCGCTAAGCGCCAAAGACCAGAAAGTCGCGGCGAAGCTGGCCGATCGTACCCTGTCTGACCCCACATCCGATCCGACAACAGGTGCGGATATGGGCGCAGGTCCTGGTGCGGGACGCACGAAGAATGGGGACATGGGCGGCACGTCGAGTATCCATTCCCCAGCGGCATAG